Proteins found in one Rhinolophus ferrumequinum isolate MPI-CBG mRhiFer1 chromosome 9, mRhiFer1_v1.p, whole genome shotgun sequence genomic segment:
- the TNFRSF25 gene encoding tumor necrosis factor receptor superfamily member 25 isoform X4 translates to MEHWPRGCMVVAAALLLVLLGTQGQCSTPRPTCDCAHNSENRNALSCCRGCPAGHYMTAPCTKPCGNITCLPCPQGTFLARENHHETSCTRCQACDEQASQVALKNCSAEADTRCGCRPDWFVECLVTHCIGGSPFRCHPCLDCGTLHRHTWVPCSSRDTDCGTCLPGFFEYGNSCVSCPMSTFWSCPEPCAAVCGWRQMFWVQVLLAGLVVPLLLGATLTYIYRRCQPRKPMVLDETGTEALAPLQIQEVPCQEVPWSWDQLPSRALGLPQPLPPPPPPPPAPSSVLPTGSAAATLQPGPQLYDVMDAVPARRWKEFVRTLGLREAEIEAVEVEVGRFRDQQYEMLKRWRQQQPAGLSAIYAALERMGLDGCAEDLRSRLQRSP, encoded by the exons ATGGAGCATTGGCCCCGGGGCTGCATGGTGGTGGCTGCG GCTCTCCTCCTCGTTCTGCTGGGCACCCAGGGCCAGTGCAGCACTCCCCGCCCCACGTGTGACTGTGCCCACAACTCAGAGAACAGGAACGCTCTGTCCTGTTGCAGAGGCTGTCCAGCAG GGCACTATATGACGGCCCCCTGCACAAAGCCTTGTGGCAACATCACCTGCCTTCCGTGCCCCCAGGGCACATTCCTGGCCAGGGAGAACCACCATGAGACCAGCTGTACCCGCTGCCAGGCCTGCGATGAGCAGG CCTCCCAGGTAGCCCTGAAGAACTGCTCAGCAGAGGCAGACACTCGCTGCGGCTGCAGGCCAGACTGGTTTGTGGAGTGCTTGGTCACACACTGCATTGGCGGCTCACCCTTCCGCTGCCACCCATGTCTAGACTGTGGGACCCTGCACCGCCACACATGGGTGCCCT GTTCCAGCAGAGACACCGACTGTGGGACCTGTCTGCCTGGCTTCTTCGAATATGGCAACAGTTGTGTGTCCTGCCCCAT GAGCACCTTCTGGAGCTGTCCTGAGCCCTGTGCGGCAGTCTGTGGCTGGAGGCAGA TGTTCTGGGTCCAGGTGCTTCTGGCAGGCCTGGTAGTCCCACTCCTGCTTGGTGCCACCCTGACCTACATATACCGCCGCTGCCAGCCCCGCAAGCCCATGGTTCTCG ATGAAACTGGGACGGAGGCCCTGGCCCCGCTGCAG ATTCAGGAAGTGCCCTGCCAGGAGGTGCCATGGTCCTGGGACCAGCTGCCCAGCAGAGCTCTTG GCCTGCCACAGCCGCTgccgccgcctccgcctccgcctcccGCGCCTTCCTCAGTGCTCCCTACGGGCTCGGCAGCCGCCACGCTCCAGCCGGGTCCGCAGCTCTACGACGTGATGGATGCGGTGCCCGCGCGGCGCTGGAAAGAGTTCGTGCGCACGCTGGGGCTGCGCGAGGCCGAGATCGAGGCCGTGGAGGTGGAGGTCGGCCGCTTCCGCGACCAGCAGTACGAGATGCTCAAGCGCTGGCGCCAGCAGCAGCCCGCGGGCTTGAGCGCTATCTACGCGGCCCTGGAGCGCATGGGGCTGGACGGCTGTGCTGAGGACCTGCGCAGCCGCCTTCAGCGCAGCCCGTGA
- the TNFRSF25 gene encoding tumor necrosis factor receptor superfamily member 25 isoform X2, whose protein sequence is MEHWPRGCMVVAAALLLVLLGTQGQCSTPRPTCDCAHNSENRNALSCCRGCPAGHYMTAPCTKPCGNITCLPCPQGTFLARENHHETSCTRCQACDEQASQVALKNCSAEADTRCGCRPDWFVECLVTHCIGGSPFRCHPCLDCGTLHRHTWVPCSSRDTDCGTCLPGFFEYGNSCVSCPMSTFWSCPEPCAAVCGWRQMFWVQVLLAGLVVPLLLGATLTYIYRRCQPRKPMVLDETGTEALAPLQATHLPPPNVAHTLLEPPSSSEKVCTVQLVGNSWTSGSPQIQEVPCQEVPWSWDQLPSRALGLPQPLPPPPPPPPAPSSVLPTGSAAATLQPGPQLYDVMDAVPARRWKEFVRTLGLREAEIEAVEVEVGRFRDQQYEMLKRWRQQQPAGLSAIYAALERMGLDGCAEDLRSRLQRSP, encoded by the exons ATGGAGCATTGGCCCCGGGGCTGCATGGTGGTGGCTGCG GCTCTCCTCCTCGTTCTGCTGGGCACCCAGGGCCAGTGCAGCACTCCCCGCCCCACGTGTGACTGTGCCCACAACTCAGAGAACAGGAACGCTCTGTCCTGTTGCAGAGGCTGTCCAGCAG GGCACTATATGACGGCCCCCTGCACAAAGCCTTGTGGCAACATCACCTGCCTTCCGTGCCCCCAGGGCACATTCCTGGCCAGGGAGAACCACCATGAGACCAGCTGTACCCGCTGCCAGGCCTGCGATGAGCAGG CCTCCCAGGTAGCCCTGAAGAACTGCTCAGCAGAGGCAGACACTCGCTGCGGCTGCAGGCCAGACTGGTTTGTGGAGTGCTTGGTCACACACTGCATTGGCGGCTCACCCTTCCGCTGCCACCCATGTCTAGACTGTGGGACCCTGCACCGCCACACATGGGTGCCCT GTTCCAGCAGAGACACCGACTGTGGGACCTGTCTGCCTGGCTTCTTCGAATATGGCAACAGTTGTGTGTCCTGCCCCAT GAGCACCTTCTGGAGCTGTCCTGAGCCCTGTGCGGCAGTCTGTGGCTGGAGGCAGA TGTTCTGGGTCCAGGTGCTTCTGGCAGGCCTGGTAGTCCCACTCCTGCTTGGTGCCACCCTGACCTACATATACCGCCGCTGCCAGCCCCGCAAGCCCATGGTTCTCG ATGAAACTGGGACGGAGGCCCTGGCCCCGCTGCAG gccacccacctcccacccccaaatgtTGCCCACACCCTTTTGGAGCCACCCAGCAGCAGTGAGAAGGTCTGCACCGTCCAGTTGGTAGGCAATAGCTGGACCTCTGGTTCCCCTCAGATTCAGGAAGTGCCCTGCCAGGAGGTGCCATGGTCCTGGGACCAGCTGCCCAGCAGAGCTCTTG GCCTGCCACAGCCGCTgccgccgcctccgcctccgcctcccGCGCCTTCCTCAGTGCTCCCTACGGGCTCGGCAGCCGCCACGCTCCAGCCGGGTCCGCAGCTCTACGACGTGATGGATGCGGTGCCCGCGCGGCGCTGGAAAGAGTTCGTGCGCACGCTGGGGCTGCGCGAGGCCGAGATCGAGGCCGTGGAGGTGGAGGTCGGCCGCTTCCGCGACCAGCAGTACGAGATGCTCAAGCGCTGGCGCCAGCAGCAGCCCGCGGGCTTGAGCGCTATCTACGCGGCCCTGGAGCGCATGGGGCTGGACGGCTGTGCTGAGGACCTGCGCAGCCGCCTTCAGCGCAGCCCGTGA
- the TNFRSF25 gene encoding tumor necrosis factor receptor superfamily member 25 isoform X3, with product MEHWPRGCMVVAAALLLVLLGTQGQCSTPRPTCDCAHNSENRNALSCCRGCPAGHYMTAPCTKPCGNITCLPCPQGTFLARENHHETSCTRCQACDEQASQVALKNCSAEADTRCGCRPDWFVECLVTHCIGGSPFRCHPCLDCGTLHRHTWVPCSSRDTDCGTCLPGFFEYGNSCVSCPMSTFWSCPEPCAAVCGWRQMFWVQVLLAGLVVPLLLGATLTYIYRRCQPRKPMVLADETGTEALAPLQIQEVPCQEVPWSWDQLPSRALGLPQPLPPPPPPPPAPSSVLPTGSAAATLQPGPQLYDVMDAVPARRWKEFVRTLGLREAEIEAVEVEVGRFRDQQYEMLKRWRQQQPAGLSAIYAALERMGLDGCAEDLRSRLQRSP from the exons ATGGAGCATTGGCCCCGGGGCTGCATGGTGGTGGCTGCG GCTCTCCTCCTCGTTCTGCTGGGCACCCAGGGCCAGTGCAGCACTCCCCGCCCCACGTGTGACTGTGCCCACAACTCAGAGAACAGGAACGCTCTGTCCTGTTGCAGAGGCTGTCCAGCAG GGCACTATATGACGGCCCCCTGCACAAAGCCTTGTGGCAACATCACCTGCCTTCCGTGCCCCCAGGGCACATTCCTGGCCAGGGAGAACCACCATGAGACCAGCTGTACCCGCTGCCAGGCCTGCGATGAGCAGG CCTCCCAGGTAGCCCTGAAGAACTGCTCAGCAGAGGCAGACACTCGCTGCGGCTGCAGGCCAGACTGGTTTGTGGAGTGCTTGGTCACACACTGCATTGGCGGCTCACCCTTCCGCTGCCACCCATGTCTAGACTGTGGGACCCTGCACCGCCACACATGGGTGCCCT GTTCCAGCAGAGACACCGACTGTGGGACCTGTCTGCCTGGCTTCTTCGAATATGGCAACAGTTGTGTGTCCTGCCCCAT GAGCACCTTCTGGAGCTGTCCTGAGCCCTGTGCGGCAGTCTGTGGCTGGAGGCAGA TGTTCTGGGTCCAGGTGCTTCTGGCAGGCCTGGTAGTCCCACTCCTGCTTGGTGCCACCCTGACCTACATATACCGCCGCTGCCAGCCCCGCAAGCCCATGGTTCTCG CAGATGAAACTGGGACGGAGGCCCTGGCCCCGCTGCAG ATTCAGGAAGTGCCCTGCCAGGAGGTGCCATGGTCCTGGGACCAGCTGCCCAGCAGAGCTCTTG GCCTGCCACAGCCGCTgccgccgcctccgcctccgcctcccGCGCCTTCCTCAGTGCTCCCTACGGGCTCGGCAGCCGCCACGCTCCAGCCGGGTCCGCAGCTCTACGACGTGATGGATGCGGTGCCCGCGCGGCGCTGGAAAGAGTTCGTGCGCACGCTGGGGCTGCGCGAGGCCGAGATCGAGGCCGTGGAGGTGGAGGTCGGCCGCTTCCGCGACCAGCAGTACGAGATGCTCAAGCGCTGGCGCCAGCAGCAGCCCGCGGGCTTGAGCGCTATCTACGCGGCCCTGGAGCGCATGGGGCTGGACGGCTGTGCTGAGGACCTGCGCAGCCGCCTTCAGCGCAGCCCGTGA
- the TNFRSF25 gene encoding tumor necrosis factor receptor superfamily member 25 isoform X1, whose protein sequence is MEHWPRGCMVVAAALLLVLLGTQGQCSTPRPTCDCAHNSENRNALSCCRGCPAGHYMTAPCTKPCGNITCLPCPQGTFLARENHHETSCTRCQACDEQASQVALKNCSAEADTRCGCRPDWFVECLVTHCIGGSPFRCHPCLDCGTLHRHTWVPCSSRDTDCGTCLPGFFEYGNSCVSCPMSTFWSCPEPCAAVCGWRQMFWVQVLLAGLVVPLLLGATLTYIYRRCQPRKPMVLADETGTEALAPLQATHLPPPNVAHTLLEPPSSSEKVCTVQLVGNSWTSGSPQIQEVPCQEVPWSWDQLPSRALGLPQPLPPPPPPPPAPSSVLPTGSAAATLQPGPQLYDVMDAVPARRWKEFVRTLGLREAEIEAVEVEVGRFRDQQYEMLKRWRQQQPAGLSAIYAALERMGLDGCAEDLRSRLQRSP, encoded by the exons ATGGAGCATTGGCCCCGGGGCTGCATGGTGGTGGCTGCG GCTCTCCTCCTCGTTCTGCTGGGCACCCAGGGCCAGTGCAGCACTCCCCGCCCCACGTGTGACTGTGCCCACAACTCAGAGAACAGGAACGCTCTGTCCTGTTGCAGAGGCTGTCCAGCAG GGCACTATATGACGGCCCCCTGCACAAAGCCTTGTGGCAACATCACCTGCCTTCCGTGCCCCCAGGGCACATTCCTGGCCAGGGAGAACCACCATGAGACCAGCTGTACCCGCTGCCAGGCCTGCGATGAGCAGG CCTCCCAGGTAGCCCTGAAGAACTGCTCAGCAGAGGCAGACACTCGCTGCGGCTGCAGGCCAGACTGGTTTGTGGAGTGCTTGGTCACACACTGCATTGGCGGCTCACCCTTCCGCTGCCACCCATGTCTAGACTGTGGGACCCTGCACCGCCACACATGGGTGCCCT GTTCCAGCAGAGACACCGACTGTGGGACCTGTCTGCCTGGCTTCTTCGAATATGGCAACAGTTGTGTGTCCTGCCCCAT GAGCACCTTCTGGAGCTGTCCTGAGCCCTGTGCGGCAGTCTGTGGCTGGAGGCAGA TGTTCTGGGTCCAGGTGCTTCTGGCAGGCCTGGTAGTCCCACTCCTGCTTGGTGCCACCCTGACCTACATATACCGCCGCTGCCAGCCCCGCAAGCCCATGGTTCTCG CAGATGAAACTGGGACGGAGGCCCTGGCCCCGCTGCAG gccacccacctcccacccccaaatgtTGCCCACACCCTTTTGGAGCCACCCAGCAGCAGTGAGAAGGTCTGCACCGTCCAGTTGGTAGGCAATAGCTGGACCTCTGGTTCCCCTCAGATTCAGGAAGTGCCCTGCCAGGAGGTGCCATGGTCCTGGGACCAGCTGCCCAGCAGAGCTCTTG GCCTGCCACAGCCGCTgccgccgcctccgcctccgcctcccGCGCCTTCCTCAGTGCTCCCTACGGGCTCGGCAGCCGCCACGCTCCAGCCGGGTCCGCAGCTCTACGACGTGATGGATGCGGTGCCCGCGCGGCGCTGGAAAGAGTTCGTGCGCACGCTGGGGCTGCGCGAGGCCGAGATCGAGGCCGTGGAGGTGGAGGTCGGCCGCTTCCGCGACCAGCAGTACGAGATGCTCAAGCGCTGGCGCCAGCAGCAGCCCGCGGGCTTGAGCGCTATCTACGCGGCCCTGGAGCGCATGGGGCTGGACGGCTGTGCTGAGGACCTGCGCAGCCGCCTTCAGCGCAGCCCGTGA
- the TNFRSF25 gene encoding tumor necrosis factor receptor superfamily member 25 isoform X5: MEHWPRGCMVVAAALLLVLLGTQGQCSTPRPTCDCAHNSENRNALSCCRGCPAGHYMTAPCTKPCGNITCLPCPQGTFLARENHHETSCTRCQACDEQASQVALKNCSAEADTRCGCRPDWFVECLVTHCIGGSPFRCHPCLDCGTLHRHTWVPCSSRDTDCGTCLPGFFEYGNSCVSCPMPSSPTPIPPLAGAPSGAVLSPVRQSVAGGRVGVFWVQVLLAGLVVPLLLGATLTYIYRRCQPRKPMVLADETGTEALAPLQATHLPPPNVAHTLLEPPSSSEKVCTVQLVGNSWTSGSPQIQEVPCQEVPWSWDQLPSRALGLPQPLPPPPPPPPAPSSVLPTGSAAATLQPGPQLYDVMDAVPARRWKEFVRTLGLREAEIEAVEVEVGRFRDQQYEMLKRWRQQQPAGLSAIYAALERMGLDGCAEDLRSRLQRSP; the protein is encoded by the exons ATGGAGCATTGGCCCCGGGGCTGCATGGTGGTGGCTGCG GCTCTCCTCCTCGTTCTGCTGGGCACCCAGGGCCAGTGCAGCACTCCCCGCCCCACGTGTGACTGTGCCCACAACTCAGAGAACAGGAACGCTCTGTCCTGTTGCAGAGGCTGTCCAGCAG GGCACTATATGACGGCCCCCTGCACAAAGCCTTGTGGCAACATCACCTGCCTTCCGTGCCCCCAGGGCACATTCCTGGCCAGGGAGAACCACCATGAGACCAGCTGTACCCGCTGCCAGGCCTGCGATGAGCAGG CCTCCCAGGTAGCCCTGAAGAACTGCTCAGCAGAGGCAGACACTCGCTGCGGCTGCAGGCCAGACTGGTTTGTGGAGTGCTTGGTCACACACTGCATTGGCGGCTCACCCTTCCGCTGCCACCCATGTCTAGACTGTGGGACCCTGCACCGCCACACATGGGTGCCCT GTTCCAGCAGAGACACCGACTGTGGGACCTGTCTGCCTGGCTTCTTCGAATATGGCAACAGTTGTGTGTCCTGCCCCAT gccctcatcccccaccccaatccctcCCCTTGCAGGAGCACCTTCTGGAGCTGTCCTGAGCCCTGTGCGGCAGTCTGTGGCTGGAGGCAGAGTAGGTG TGTTCTGGGTCCAGGTGCTTCTGGCAGGCCTGGTAGTCCCACTCCTGCTTGGTGCCACCCTGACCTACATATACCGCCGCTGCCAGCCCCGCAAGCCCATGGTTCTCG CAGATGAAACTGGGACGGAGGCCCTGGCCCCGCTGCAG gccacccacctcccacccccaaatgtTGCCCACACCCTTTTGGAGCCACCCAGCAGCAGTGAGAAGGTCTGCACCGTCCAGTTGGTAGGCAATAGCTGGACCTCTGGTTCCCCTCAGATTCAGGAAGTGCCCTGCCAGGAGGTGCCATGGTCCTGGGACCAGCTGCCCAGCAGAGCTCTTG GCCTGCCACAGCCGCTgccgccgcctccgcctccgcctcccGCGCCTTCCTCAGTGCTCCCTACGGGCTCGGCAGCCGCCACGCTCCAGCCGGGTCCGCAGCTCTACGACGTGATGGATGCGGTGCCCGCGCGGCGCTGGAAAGAGTTCGTGCGCACGCTGGGGCTGCGCGAGGCCGAGATCGAGGCCGTGGAGGTGGAGGTCGGCCGCTTCCGCGACCAGCAGTACGAGATGCTCAAGCGCTGGCGCCAGCAGCAGCCCGCGGGCTTGAGCGCTATCTACGCGGCCCTGGAGCGCATGGGGCTGGACGGCTGTGCTGAGGACCTGCGCAGCCGCCTTCAGCGCAGCCCGTGA